In Planctobacterium marinum, the DNA window TTTTTGAGTAATATGTGCGGCCTTCGGTCGGTGTGTGGCGCAGCTTGGTAGCGCACTGTCATGGGGTGTCAGGGGTCGGAGGTTCAAATCCTCTCACACCGACCAAACTTCTCTTTTTAGACACCCAATATTCACTCTCTATCTCCTGTGGGTCGAACCTTAGTTCGACGGTTATCTGTTATAGTCCGGATCTACCCACTTAACGGGAGATGGATAATCATCTTACTCTGTTAATGATAAAGAACTCTATGAAAGTTGCACAAAAAATCCGGTGAACTTTCGAACACCGGATTTTGAATAATTTCATTTTGCTGAAGGTTAAGTTCCAACGAACCTAAACAGATCGTTACTGGTTACCCACCTTCAAGACAACACATATTAAAAAGCGTAGCGCAGGCTTACACTGTAAAAATCGGCATCATCAGCTACACCATAACTCAAGCCGGCGGCAAAGTTGTCGGTGAAGTAATAGCGTCCATCAATTGTGAAGGTCGTGTCGTCTTCTTCAACATCAATATAGGCAATCGACCCGCCAAGCTCAAAGGCATCAGTTAACATTGAACGTGCGCCAACGGTAATGCCATAGCCGTTGTCACTTTCAGATTCACCAAGTGCAGAAGCATCAACGTATTCGTATGAGAGCGTGGCAAAAAAATCGGTTGTCGCTGAAATTCCGTAGCGGTAGCCTACGCCCGCGGAGATGGTATCCAGATCGATGTCAACACCAAAAACATCTTCACTTAATGCATTGTAATCAGCCAGCAGAAAGATATTTTCAGTTATCAAAGCGGAACCTGACAAGGCAAAGCCATCTGGTTCAAAATCAGTGTCATCAATCTCCGCTTTAACATAGCTTAGTTCAACCAAATTCCAGTCTGGAGATTTCGCGAAAGCAGAACCAGAAAATAACAACGCAATGGAAAGGCCTAAAAGTGACTTCTTCATAAAAATTTTCCTTAAAAGTGTGTGTTAAAACCGGTCATCTTGACCGGGAGCGCATTATAACCACTTGCAAAACGCTGTAAATGAGCAAACAGCAAGTAATTATTTCTGCGTTTATATTTGTCTTACAAAGCATATAAATCAGGGATGAGGAGTATGTGGCTACTAATCTTAATCACAGCTTAACGTTTGATAAATTCTTACCTGTGCGCATTAATTCAAATACAAAAGTTATCGCAAAAACGGTTTTTAAACCGGTATCAAATATCGCTGGCCTGTGGCGTAAGTTCCTGACATTTTCAAAAATAATAAATAGGGACATAGCCTTATTTGTTATAGTTTGGCTCTTCTTTTCTTACTTGGAGGCCTGAGTTCTGCAAATCTGGCAGGACATCAACAGTATTTACGGTAATGTCACAACGGCATTGGAGCATAAATATAACAAGTCTTTTAATAAACAGATCAAGTCTGCGGAGCTAAGGCTCATGTCGGAAGATGAGATGTTTCAAGAGTTACAACAATATCGTGAAAAGCGCGCCATTTAATCTGAGCTGACCTGAATGCTGCCTCAGAAGCTCAAAATCAGATGATAAAAATGGTCATTGGCGCTGCTAAGCAGGCACCTGGATTACACCTTGTTGTTTGATTTTTGGGTGTCAGGGGGCGGAGGTTCAAATCCTCTCACACCGACCAAATTCTCTTCTAATGACACCCAATATTCACTCTCCATCTCTTGTAGGTTGAACTTGAGCACCAGGGATAGTGTAAATGCCGATTTTGCAGGAGCAAAAATCCGCTAGTTCGACGATTATCTGTAACATTCCTCTTTTGGGATTCAAAAACAATCAAACATGTTTATCTTGCTTGGCAGTAATTGCTGTGAGGCGTCTATGTTGTTTTTTCTAGAACAAAAATCGGCCAGTTCAACAGTCACTTTCAGGATTTACCTGCTAAATTGGCTTTGGCAACAAATCACGCTCAATCATTTAACTTGTTAAGTTCAGCGAGCAAATAGCTTAAGTTAGCAGGCGCAAAATCAAAGCCTTCGCCACTTTCTGAAGGCAATAGGTTGGAAACAATCCCTACCACTCGGCGTTGTTGGTCTAGTACCGGGCTGCCACTGAGGCCTCTTAGGCTGGCTAAATCCAGGTCTGGCATAGTTATACGCAGGTTGGTATCAGTGGATTTTATGTATTTTCCCGGATAAGCGTCCTGGCGACAGGTGGTTTTGGTGGAATAACTGCAGCCATAGGCCGTCAGGGACTCTCCCTCTTCAATTGGGGCTTCACGCAGGCGCAATACCTGTAAGTTGGAGTGGTTTTCTTTCACTTCAAAGATTAACCAATCTTTACTGAGCACTTTCATGTCCAGGGCTTCTTGTCTGGATTCATTCAATAACCTTCCCAACTTTACATATTGTTCGGGTGAATGGTTGGGGTAGATTCGCCAGTCAGATATATGTCCTTCGATAGTTACTGAATTCATTGAGGCCGATTTAGCCTCAAGTAAGGCGTGTTTTACAGTCAATGCGTATAGCTTGTCGCGGTATTCAATCAGAAAACCATTACCGACAAATGGCTTTTCTTTGGTTTCATCCTGATATTGAATGTGATTAATACCAGAAAACTGCAGCGCTTGAGGTTGACTACCACCCAGCTGTTCCAGCCAGGCTAAGGTTTGTTCAGCTATACGGTGATCAAAGCGCTCGCCGGGTTGCGACGGGTTAAAGGCGCGATTGGCTCTTGCGGTGTCATATTCTGATTTTGTGTCGTAGCGCATAAAGGCATGTTCAGCCCCTTCGATTTCAATTGCTTTGCTCTTGGGGTTTGACGATAAATTGGCTAAATCAAATGCCCAGTTCTTTTCAATCGCCTGAATATCCAGACTGCCATGCATCATAAATACGGGGGCCTCTATCGAGTGCCAAAGTTCGGTAAAATTATAGCGATTTAAATCACGGAAAAAGCTGTAATGTCGATCAATAACTCGCTCTCCGTCAATATTGAGCAGCCGAGCGTTGATGGCCTTTTGGGTTGCTGGATGTTGGGTAATTTCCAGCCAGTCTTTATCACTGTTCAGCCACATGTTTAGCACGGGCTCCATCAGGTTTTTATTGCGTTTTGCTTGTACCTCAGAAGCATCAAAGTGTTTGACTGACTGCAACTCATATATGTCGAGCATGTAATCATACCAAGGCTTTAGTACACCGCCGTAACCAACTATACCTGTAACGGGTTCGCGATTAGCCACCACCGCGGAGTGCAATACACCTAAACTGTGCCCCCATAAATACACCTTTTCTGAGTCCACATATGGCTTTTGTTTTAATGCTTTTAGCGCCTGAGTGAAGGCATTGGTTTCGGTGCTAAAGTCGATAACATTACAGTGCTGCACTGATTGGCTGTCGCCAACTCCCGGTTTTTCTACTCTGAATACTACATAGCCCGCTGCTGCAAACTGCTCAACAAGCTGCTTTGTTGTCGCTTCAGGTGTTATGCCCATGTCGATTGAACCACAGGTATATCCCTGGATAAAGAAAATGGCAGGGGCCTTACCATGCTCTCCCGCTGGTCGATAGGTGATTGACCTCAGTTGGTTATCCTTGTAAGTGACTGATTCGTACAACACATCGGCATGCCCACTGACTTCATAGGGCCTGGGCTGCATAGTGCCTGTGCGCGTTATGGTTTCGCCGTCTCGTTCAAAAGTAACAGCGATGCTTTGTTGGGATTTGAGTGGTTGAACTACAGATAACAACTCAGAGAAATTACTCAAATTCTGGTTATTAATACTAAGGATTTTGTCACCTGCCTGTAAGCCCAGTGATGAGGCGGTACTGTTGGCTAAAACTCGTTGTAAAACCACTGAACGCTCGCCATTGGCCTGCTCTGGCAGCACACCTAACAGCGTACCTCTGATTAATTCTTCTGCGTTTGCCATGAAGCACAATAAAATTAATAGCGACCCGAAAATGTTGAATAAGACTCGTTTTAATATCATTTAGAAATAGTCCTTGTCAGAAAGTAAGAAGCGGTTTGTAGCGATACCAGAGGCTGATTAGTGAGCCTCAATATCGTGTTGCGAATAGTTGCGTGGTGCTCAGCACCGTATTCCGATAGCAATTGTTGAATGAGGGTTTCGATATGATGTTTGCCATACACATAAGTGATCACCTGAACTGGCCAGCGTTTGATCCGCGCTAACTCTCGACGGCCAATGGACATGCGATCTGGCAAATAGTGCCGCCATTGCGCCAGGGCTTGTTCATCCGTCCAGCCTTCAAAGTGGATTCCGATATCAATGAGCACTCGCAACGCTCGTAACACGCGCCACTCAAGCGCATAATGCAGACTGCTCGCTTGCTCAAATACACCAAGTTGCTCACCCAAGGTTTCAACGTATGCTGCCCACCCTTCTGCCGTCACCAGGGGCAAAGGGAAAAACGTTGAGACGGGGCAAAATGATTGCTGTCGAGACACATAAGATTGCAAGTGATGGCCCGGGAGGGCCTCGTGCAAATATAACCAATCTACACTTTCAGCTGGGAAATTCTGATCTGTGAAATGGTAGTAAAAGGTTTGATTGTCATTGTTATAGATACCGGGCGCAGGGAAGCTTTTGGGTAAATTAGAGGGTTTTATCCTCACTGGAGGGATTGCGGGTAGCGTTCCAAATACCTGTTCCAGGTGGTTTACGATTTGCTGTTCTGTTTTCTTAAAAGCGTGAACTATGCTGTCGTGCTGAGAGCGAGAGAAGCCTGACGGCGGTTTTTTGGCTACCCTGTCCTGAAGAGCCAGGTACTGAGGGTGCGCCCGGCTCAATTCCTCATGCGCGATGAATTTCAATTGTTCAATTTGTGATGTAATCGATGACCGTTCTGTGTCCAGCAGTAACCATGAATTCAACCAGTGTACGTACCATTGTTTTCCGTTTGGTAGGTCAGACATGCGCCCTGAATAATTGGTGTCCTCTGGCAGGGCATTCATTAACTTTACCCTGTTGTGCAGCAAGTTTAGATGAGTTTTTAGATTGTCTTGTCGAAGCTGCTCGCAACCGTCCTCAGGCTGCAATTCAGAGAGGCTTTTATGCCACTCCATTATGGTAGTGGCATGCAGATTAAAGTGCGACTGGTTATCTTTGAGCCATGCGGAAAAATCCAGTCGGGGTTGCAGAAAAGGCGTTTCAGAAATAGCCCTTTCTAGTTTTTTTAAAACAATATCGGAATTCGATTCTGCTTGTGTTGAACAACCCAGTAATAGCCAAATCGCTGCAAGGCATATTCCGAGCAAGCGATGTTTTTGGTGAACTGAGACATTGCCCTGCTTGTATGGGGTCGTATTCATAGGCGATTATTAACTCAGCTTGGTAAACGGTTTTAGCTTTAAATTCTGTTACTTCATTAATTCGTATTATCGTTGAAGGGGCCACGAAATCGGGTATCAAATGAGGTTCGATAGAAGGTCCATTTACCGTTATGCTTTTTCATCAGACTTGCAAAATGGCCGACGAATTTTGTTGGTGGCTGGTCAGGATGATAAAAATGCTCTTCTTTAACCTGGCGTACATAGGCAAGATCACCCAATACATCGATGCTGATAGGATCGACTTTACTAAATGTTGCATAATTTCCTGCATGCAACCAATCGCTAACTAAAGACAGGTATTCTGCCCGACTGCGCAGACTTTTTTTGTCTCCTGCCATGTACCAGTTTGTAAAGTCAGGGTGAAATAATTCGGCGTATGCTTCATAGCCAACTTGTTTAGGGGCAAGGGCAACAAATCGATTGAGTTCGATGATTTCTAATTGCTCTTCGCTCCAATTCTGTTCGCTAGCCGAATGCTTATCAGGCGCCGCAATACTCGAACTCAAAAAAAGTGAGCCAAAAATTAATGTAAAGATAGAAAAAGCCAAGGTTTTCACGCTGCAACCCTTGTTATTATTGATGTAGAGAAACTAACTGTTGCCATCATGAATGTGTTAATTTCGGCTGAGGTTTACGTTTTTCTGAACATATTTAACTACATTCAGGCTCTTTCTATCGCCAAAACAGGACAAACAATGGAGCAGACATTTTTAGGTATTATTTACTTTATTGCGCTTAGTCATGGATTAATGCTGGCGGTATCATTGTTGCGAAGAACCACCTCAAGGGCACCGAGTAGGTGGCTAACAATTATCGCCTTTGTGATCTGTTACAAGTTGTATGAAGGCGGCGTGTTATACACAGGGCTGTATGAACATGTGGTTCACAGCATTGGATTGTTGCCTTATATGGTGTTAATAATTGGCCCGTTGATTTGGCTGTATGTTCGACAAGTGACAGGCAAAAAAGCTTTGCCGCGCTGGTTGCTTGTGGCTAATTTTGTTCCCGCTATGGTTATTTGGCTGCTGAATTCTCCGGCTGTTTTTCGCGGCAGCCAAGAGAAAGTTGCCAGCTGGAATGTGCTACTCAATAGCACCGGAGGCGATTTGCCGACGGTGTATATCGCACTGTTGTTATCAATCAAAGCGCATTTAGGGATTTATCTCTATTTAAGCTGGCGCTCCGTGTCAAAGTTTAAGTCGGTGGCAATTAATTTAAGAGCCGATAATAGCAGTGCGCTTTTATCTAATATGCAGTTCATAGTGGTTGCTTTTTTTGTGTTGGAGCTAACCTGGGTGAGCTTGTTTACGGCACAACAGCTGTTTGGGTTGGGTACGCTTAACGCCGTTGGCGATATATGGCTGCTGTTTGTTGCCTTTATGGTGCTGGCAATTGGATATATCGGGTTACAGCAGCCAGATTTAGTTTTTACCCCAGAAGAGTGCAAATTGGCGGAACAACAGGGCGTGGCAGAAAACACACCTGACTCTGATAAGTCCAATGTAAAATACTTTCATTCTGCACTGCCACAGAGCACCAGCGAAATCTTATCTAAAGAGCTGGAACAGCAGATTCAAAGCCAAAAATTGTATTTGAATGAGAGATTAACCCTCACCGACCTGGCGAAAGCCACCAATATGAAAGCGCACACCTTATCACAGATAATCAATCAAAGTATGAAAACCAACTTTTACAAGCTGATCAATGGCTACCGAATCCAATATGCCGTTGACCTGATTGAAGACAATACAGTGACTTGGTCATTAGAGCGTATCGCACTGGAGTCGGGCTTCAATAACAGAGTAACCTTCAGCAAAGCTTTCAAGGAAATTATGGATTGCACGCCCTCAGCGTATAAGAAAAAACATCAAACTGATTTGGAGAGTGCAGGGGGCTGAAAAATAATTCATGTATCGTACTCCGCTCCTGGCTCTATTTGTACTTCAAGCCGTTGCATGACGCTCTCGTCGATTGCATCTTGGATACCAAAAAAGTAATCCACTTCCACCATAGAGCCTTGTAGCTGAATCGTTACTTTTTTCTTTCCCACTTTAATCCGTTTTATTTCGTCACAGTCGAATCTTTGTATCAACGGATAGGTGCAACAAAAAAGCCTGTTATTTTTAACTTTGATAGCCACTCTTCCTCTGATAAGTACAAGTAGAACTAGCGAGGAGAAAAGAAACGCTTTTACCAACAAATCTAACAACAAATCATCGAAGAAACTAAATCTCAATGTTGGAATAAAGAAGATAGTTAAAGTAAATAAAAGATTGTAAATAAAAAAAGAATTCATAATGCTTTCAACTATTTAAATAAACACAGGGCCTATGGTACTGCCGCCTGAAACATTTATATCTTCGGCAAACTCAAAACAAACTCACTTCCCGTTCCCGGCTGACTTTTAACCGTCAACGTCCCGTTGTGGGCAAGGGCGATCTTTCGACAAAGGTAAAGTCCTAGTCCAACGCCTTCGTGGGAGCGGTTTTCAATTTTTTCCACTCGGTAAAATGGCTCAAAAATCTTGTCTTGCAAGGCTTCGGGTATTCCCGGCCCTCTGTCGTTAACGGTAAAGATAAAATCGCTGTCGGTTTGCGTAACGCTTAATTTGGTTTCAGAGCCTCCGGGGGCATAGGTAATGGCGTTTTTTAGCAGGTTGCGCAGCAAAAATTTAATTCTGCCAATATCCAGTTGAATGGCTTCTTCCGGTATATCCGCATTAACCTTGATGAACTCTGCATTATCCTGTTCCGCCAATAACTCATCTATCAAACTCGGCAAATAGTAGTTTGATAAGTGCAATACTTTATGGCCTTGCTCAAGTCGCTCTGCTTCGAGTAATTGCTCAATCAATCGGTCCATTTGCGTGATGTCTTTATTGAGTTCGGCACTGACAGTGGATTCTTCAAGCATAGCGAGTGATATCTTCATTCTGGCCATGGGGGTTCTGAGCTCATGACTGATGGCCAATAATAATTCGCTCTTAGCATCAAACAGTTGTTGTAAATCCGCCGCCATTTTATTCAGTCCATGAGTCAGCTCTGCCAGCTCAGTGTTGGGGTGTTTGTGGATGCGATAATGGAATTGTCCCTGGCTGACTCGTTGTGCGCACCTTGTGGCTTCTGTAATGGGGGTGAGCCAGCGGCGCAGCGCCCGATAACTCAAGACAAAAACCCCCAACGCTGCGAACCAGGGCCAGTACTCCATCCAGCCCGGCGCAAATAAAAGGCTGGCAGGTAAGGTCGTTAATGCCACCCAGGTGTCGCCTTTATTGGCGATGAGATAGTAGCGAAAACGATATTTAGCAAAATACACCTGCTCTATCGGCTCGGCATTGCTTAAGATATTTTCAATGTCGGGGAAATTATCCCAGGTGGTCCAAATTTGCTCGCCTCTGGTGACTTTTACATCCACCATAGGCTGATCGAATTCGGCTCTGATTTGATTAACGTCGATGTCCTTGTCATGAAAACGTGTCAACTTCTCATAGATTTGCTCGTGATTTGCAAGGATTGAGTCTTTTATTTCAGCCTCTGAGTAGGTAAAAAATCCGAGCGTGATAAAACCCGCCAACAGGACGGTGGTAACGTTGAACAACAGAAAAAATCGGGCGTATAAGCCCATTTTAGGCAAGCGCAAATTGATTATCCTGTTCGTTTGGCTGCAAAGGTGTAGCCAGCATTGCGCAGGGTTTTAATAAAACGAGCCTGTTGTGGGTTATCCCCCAGTTTTTGTCGCAAACGGCTCATCAAAATATCGATTGAGCGACTGTAAACATCGGCATCGATACCCTTTAATTCGTTCAGTAATTCATCCCGGTTAAAAACGCGGCCGGGCTGGCCTGCCAGTAACGTCAGTAAACGAAATTCCATACCAGTAAGGTTGAGTTCTTCGCCATCAAGTATCACCTTGTGGTGTTTGGGATGGATGGTTAAGTGCTCATAGTGCCAGACATCTGGCTCGGAATCCGTTACTGGTTTTCGCCGCAACAGCACTTGAATTCGGGCAACCAGCTCTCTGGGCTCAAAGGGTTTGGCCAGATAGTCGTCCGCACCAATTTCCAGGCCCAGTACCTTATCGGTTAGCTCGCCACGAGCCGTTAGCATGATGATGGGGATTTCATTATCGGCCCGGATTTCTTTGCACAAACTAAAGCCATCGGTTTCAGGTAACATCACATCCAGTAGCAATAAATCAGGCGACATTGACGACAGTTTCATTCTGCCCTCTGTTGGCGAATGAGCAACAATCAGCTCCAGATCATACTGGGCAAAATACCCCGTCAATCGTTCGCACAGGGCTTCATCGTCGTCGATAATGAGAACTTTTCCTTTCATAACCACCACATCATAGCTTTCATCTTTAGTTTGCACCTATTCAATGGATAAACCAATGCTCAATGCTCAAATGTTACGTTTCGTTACTTAGCGTTGCACTAGCGAAAAGAAGCACTTGTGCTACTGCGTTACATTAGCCTCGAATCACAACACCACAAGGAAACTTCAAATGAAAAAATTACTGATAGGCGCCGTAGCCGCAATAACTTTGAGCACTAGTGTTATGGCGGAAGAATATGATCACAATCAGCCAAACGAAACGGCAATTAAGATACTGCTGATGTCTCAGAACTTCACAGATGAGCAAGAAACGCTGGCTATTCAGCTGATAAATCAGGTTCAGATATTAGCCTCCAAAGTTGAAGATCCACAAGAAGAAGTGACGCAGTTTGTACAAGGGCTTGCTGAGCAGGATTACATTGATGTTCCACAAATTATGCAAAAGTACAGAGCCTGGCAGCAAGACCTGGATACCGAGCTGGAGAAGAGCTTAACTACGGTTGCCGAATTGCATTCCAGTATGAGCCATGAGCAACGCACCAGGTTGATGAAAACTATCAAACTGTTGCAGTCGAATTAATCTTTTATTTGGAGTTAAAAAAAAGCCTGCCAACCTTTCGGGGTATTTTAGCGACAAAGGGCGTTGGCAGGTTTTCTTTCAGGAGTAAAAATGAAAAGTTTATTAGCCATTGCAATATTTTGGTTTGCGAGTAGCAACATCGTGCTTGCAGACAGCAAACATTTGCAGGGTGTAAACCCTGCGCTGACCTTCTCTTACCAGGGCGAGAGTTTTACCGATTCAATCAAACAAAAAATTGAACAAACTGCGGTTGTCGCTGAGCGTGATGTACGCCTGTTTTTTCCGGAAATGAACAAAAACATCCATTTTTCCATTTCCAGCATTGATTTTGATTTAGCTATGGTAGGGCATGCCACGGGCATGGCTGTAAGGCATTTAGGAAAGGCAGAGATACAGGTGCGCTTGTCGAATTTCGAGGGTGCCAGCCTGGATGTAGCAATAAAAGATGGCTTAAGGGCGACACTGTTACACGAGTTACACCACATTGCGCGAGGCTGGGCCATTGAAGACAATCGTTTTCCTTATGGTATCTATATCGCCACAGTGAACGAAGGCCTGGCCGTGGTGTTCTCTGAATTGTTAACGGGCAACAGCTACGAAGGTAATCAGGGGCCTGCAGAAGTGAACACCTGGGTAGAAGAAATTTTGGCCTTGCCCAAAGATGCGAATTATATGCATTGGGTTTCCGGGTATCACCCTGATGGCCGCGGTGCGATTGGCTACAAAACGGGTCGGTACATCATTTACACCGCACTGCTTAAAGGCAATAAAAACATCATTGAACTTAGCCGCATGTCTATTCACGAGATTCTTGAGGAAGCCGGGTTTAAGGCACCAGAGGAGAAGTAGCTGAGATTTTGCTTGCCTTTTTGCCAGTGCAGGAAGGCGAGTTGTTGTTTGGTAGAAATTGTGGGGTATGCAGCAAAAAACGGTAGATGTATTTAGAATAATTCTGGCAGCCAAATTGAGGTTGTGATACCCGGCGGGTAGAGTACAAAACACACGGAAGTGTCTTCCAGTAACGCTTTTCTTGTATGCAATGTTGGCCCGTTCCTAATCGGTATATCTGCGGGCAATTGTTGGGGAGTAGTTAATGCCGGCGATATCAAACGTGACACTATCGCCTACTCTGACATATGTCCGGGAGTCAATTACTTTTGTCGGAGAAGAACGACTTCACCAGTTTAAAATTCTTTATTCTGTCGCCAATTTTAAAAATCAAAGTTCAATGGTTGCATCGAAATGTTATGTGGATATGCTGAACCGGACAGAAATCTATTATCAAACGCTAAAGCCGTTAAAAAAACTGAAAAATGTGCTCAGCAGTGATGCATATCAGCACTCTTACTTTGGCGATTGGGAACCCGCATATGGCAGAACAACCAGATAGCAAGCTACTATTTTTTGTACACTTCCGAAAAAAAACATGCCCGAGATACTGGGTTATTTCCCGCCTGGATACCATGGTGTACTTGAAGGCGTCCTCGAGACTATCTGGAGCAAGAATCATCCGAGAGCTGCTTTGATAGATTTAGATAATTTAATTAACACGGATGAAACACCTTTACTCACCTTCTTTAAAGCTTACTTGCAGGGAGTGCTTTTCAATAGAGCGGGTAAGAGAAGTAGAGCAATTGATTGCTTCGTTGTCGCAGAGAAGGTTGCCGAAGAACAGCGGCAAGGCGTTTGGATAATTGAAGTGCTTTTAGAGCGCAGCTCCGTTTTTGCCTGGATGGGCCAATTGTCTTCCTCCTTAGATGATCTACTCCTGGCCGTAGCATTGGCCACAGAGGAAAAGTATCCCCAAGCTTTGCAAATTGCATGGCTTAAACTTGGACAACTCAATAGAGAAAAGAACGACTATAACAAAGCAATTAAATTCCTGGTACTCGCGAGCGAGCTGAAAGAATGCCATCTTAGCCCAGAAGAGCAGGTAAAGCTTAATCTCGATATTGCCAATAATTATTGTGATTTAGGGGATTACCAAACCGCGAAGACGATAAAAGAGCAGACAGTTGTCGATGAATCGAACACATATAACCAATTTTTGCTCGCACTTTTGAATATCAGAATAGCGGCAGGCGCTGGTGAATTTGAATCCCTGAAAACATTGGTTGCAAGGGCAACCTCTGCATCAGATGGCAGTGAATGGCAAAAGATAATCATAAATGCCATATACGGCAGCGCACTAACGATAGCAGAGCCATCAATAGCGATCGAATTACTGTGCTCTACAGAATCATATTTTGAGAAAAATCAGCTTAAGTCCCATCTTTGGCGTTGCCTCATTTCATTGGTGGAGGCATATATCAACGCAGGAGAGCATCAATTTGCAGTGGCAAAATTTGCAAGAGCAAAACAGCTTACTGGCTCGCTGCAAAACTGGCGACTGATGGAAAAAATGGATGAGTTGGCTGTTAAGTACCATTTGCACAGTGGTCCAGATTGCAAAGATAACGTCTCAATAGTGAGCAGTTTTGAAGAAGCTGACAACGGTTATGTGATCCTGAATGAACTGGGGCGGGGGGGATTTGCAACGGTTTATCGTGCATTTGATGTGGTCAAGCAATGTGAAGTGGCACTAAAATATTTTGTTCTGGATAAACCAACAGACATTCACATCGGGGCTGCAACCGAGTCATCTTTGCGACAAGAATTGGCAATGGTTAGCCTGTTAGAACATCCAAATATCGCACCACCACTTGCCTTTGGTAAAATGAAGGAAACCGACTTTTACATTGTTTCTCGTTTAGTTGAGGGAGAATGTATAAGGCTTGTTGATACCAGTGAATTCAATATCGCCGACAAGGTCGCACTGCTAATACCTGTTTATTCAGCGCTCGCTCATGTCCACTCCAAGGGGGTTGTGCATGGTGATGTCAAACCCGAAAATATCATGGTGGATAAAACCGGTCGAACATACCTGATTGACTTTGGTAGCGCGACATTAATTGGGCAGAACTCCCGGCGTATTGAATCCGCTGGGACATTAAGGTATCTGCCGCCGGAAGTACTGAGCGGCGCTACCGGAAACTATTCTCAAGATGTATTTGCAATGGCATTAACGTTTTGCGAAGTCTTATTAAACGAATACCCGGCTAAGCTGATGCAAGTGCGCTCACCCTTGTTATACCGATTTTACCTGTTTTTGCTCTCTACCCGACTTAAAAAATTGAGTATCCAGCCTGGTTTGTGCAGGCTTTTAGTACAGTCATTGCAACTAGATCCGCAACTTCGCCCGCAAAGTGCCGAGTTTCTGCAGTTTGTATAACCATTGATCGAAACTGTCGCGGACTGAACATCTTGATATCGAAAAAGGGACAGACTTGTTTATACGAAACTTTAGGTCAAGCCTGCCCACTGGACTAAAAGTTAAATAAAGTTTTACGGCTTGTATCAGGAAAGCTCAGAAATAGAATTGTCATTATCCATTCTAAAAAGTTGAGCCTCCACTTCGATTTCGCCTCTGCTTACAGCATCAATATCTTTGACTTCAACTGAACCGTAGTAACCATTGTAGTTACAAAAGTTGATGTAACATACATCATATACACCGGTGTTCTTAGAGCAGTACCTAAGAGCGATTCTTTCTGCTGCATCGCGAGAGTAGGCGCTCCCTACACCCCATCCGGTAGTGCTTGATGCGCCGCATTCCCATGCGGCTGATGCTGCCCCGGAAAATAGGGTTACAACAACGGCAGCAGTTAAGCCAGTTAGTTTTTTAGTCTTAGATTTAGTTGCTGAAGTAGT includes these proteins:
- a CDS encoding outer membrane beta-barrel protein translates to MKKSLLGLSIALLFSGSAFAKSPDWNLVELSYVKAEIDDTDFEPDGFALSGSALITENIFLLADYNALSEDVFGVDIDLDTISAGVGYRYGISATTDFFATLSYEYVDASALGESESDNGYGITVGARSMLTDAFELGGSIAYIDVEEDDTTFTIDGRYYFTDNFAAGLSYGVADDADFYSVSLRYAF
- a CDS encoding PDZ domain-containing protein, translating into MANAEELIRGTLLGVLPEQANGERSVVLQRVLANSTASSLGLQAGDKILSINNQNLSNFSELLSVVQPLKSQQSIAVTFERDGETITRTGTMQPRPYEVSGHADVLYESVTYKDNQLRSITYRPAGEHGKAPAIFFIQGYTCGSIDMGITPEATTKQLVEQFAAAGYVVFRVEKPGVGDSQSVQHCNVIDFSTETNAFTQALKALKQKPYVDSEKVYLWGHSLGVLHSAVVANREPVTGIVGYGGVLKPWYDYMLDIYELQSVKHFDASEVQAKRNKNLMEPVLNMWLNSDKDWLEITQHPATQKAINARLLNIDGERVIDRHYSFFRDLNRYNFTELWHSIEAPVFMMHGSLDIQAIEKNWAFDLANLSSNPKSKAIEIEGAEHAFMRYDTKSEYDTARANRAFNPSQPGERFDHRIAEQTLAWLEQLGGSQPQALQFSGINHIQYQDETKEKPFVGNGFLIEYRDKLYALTVKHALLEAKSASMNSVTIEGHISDWRIYPNHSPEQYVKLGRLLNESRQEALDMKVLSKDWLIFEVKENHSNLQVLRLREAPIEEGESLTAYGCSYSTKTTCRQDAYPGKYIKSTDTNLRITMPDLDLASLRGLSGSPVLDQQRRVVGIVSNLLPSESGEGFDFAPANLSYLLAELNKLND
- a CDS encoding DUF885 family protein, encoding MNTTPYKQGNVSVHQKHRLLGICLAAIWLLLGCSTQAESNSDIVLKKLERAISETPFLQPRLDFSAWLKDNQSHFNLHATTIMEWHKSLSELQPEDGCEQLRQDNLKTHLNLLHNRVKLMNALPEDTNYSGRMSDLPNGKQWYVHWLNSWLLLDTERSSITSQIEQLKFIAHEELSRAHPQYLALQDRVAKKPPSGFSRSQHDSIVHAFKKTEQQIVNHLEQVFGTLPAIPPVRIKPSNLPKSFPAPGIYNNDNQTFYYHFTDQNFPAESVDWLYLHEALPGHHLQSYVSRQQSFCPVSTFFPLPLVTAEGWAAYVETLGEQLGVFEQASSLHYALEWRVLRALRVLIDIGIHFEGWTDEQALAQWRHYLPDRMSIGRRELARIKRWPVQVITYVYGKHHIETLIQQLLSEYGAEHHATIRNTILRLTNQPLVSLQTASYFLTRTISK
- a CDS encoding nuclear transport factor 2 family protein — its product is MKTLAFSIFTLIFGSLFLSSSIAAPDKHSASEQNWSEEQLEIIELNRFVALAPKQVGYEAYAELFHPDFTNWYMAGDKKSLRSRAEYLSLVSDWLHAGNYATFSKVDPISIDVLGDLAYVRQVKEEHFYHPDQPPTKFVGHFASLMKKHNGKWTFYRTSFDTRFRGPFNDNTN
- a CDS encoding helix-turn-helix domain-containing protein encodes the protein MEQTFLGIIYFIALSHGLMLAVSLLRRTTSRAPSRWLTIIAFVICYKLYEGGVLYTGLYEHVVHSIGLLPYMVLIIGPLIWLYVRQVTGKKALPRWLLVANFVPAMVIWLLNSPAVFRGSQEKVASWNVLLNSTGGDLPTVYIALLLSIKAHLGIYLYLSWRSVSKFKSVAINLRADNSSALLSNMQFIVVAFFVLELTWVSLFTAQQLFGLGTLNAVGDIWLLFVAFMVLAIGYIGLQQPDLVFTPEECKLAEQQGVAENTPDSDKSNVKYFHSALPQSTSEILSKELEQQIQSQKLYLNERLTLTDLAKATNMKAHTLSQIINQSMKTNFYKLINGYRIQYAVDLIEDNTVTWSLERIALESGFNNRVTFSKAFKEIMDCTPSAYKKKHQTDLESAGG